The Polyangium mundeleinium genome contains the following window.
TCGCAGGCATCGAAGACCCGGACCGCAAGGCGATTTACATGGATGTCGTGCTATACTCCCTGGGCGAGGCTGCACGCAGGGCCATCGAGGCGCTCATGTGGAAGAACTACCGACCCCAAAGTGACCTCGGTCGTAAGTTTTTTGCCGAAGGCCACGCCGAAGGCCACGCAGAGGGCCTCCTCGAAGGCGAGCTCCGGCTGCTCGTGCGCCAGCTCGAACGCAGGCTCGCGCAGAGCCTACGCGCGGAGGAGCGCGCTCGCCTCGCCGAGCGGGTACGCGAGATCGGCGCCGAGCAGGTCGGGGACCTCGTGCTCGATCTGTCACCCGAAGAGCTCGCCGCCTGGCTCGCGTCGAAGAACTGATTCCCCGCAAAGCACCCGCTCGTCGAGCGGCAAGCTCCGGAACGTCTCAGGCCGCGAGAAGGTCCCCGGCGTCGTGAGGAGCTCCGCAAGGCGCGCATCCGCAAGCCGAGTGCATGCACGGCGCTCGGTCGGCAAAGGCCCAGGGCAGGGGAGCAGAGCCACCATCGCCCAGATCGACCGGCGGTCCTCCGGCAAGAGGCTCTCATACAGCGCATGGCCAAAGACGAGGGCAAGCGCGCTCCCTTCGGCCATTTCGTTCTGCACAGCCAACGTGTCCCGCGCCTCGAGCGCCGCCATGATGGCAGGGACGCGTCCCTCGTCGGCGAGCAGGAGCAGGCTGCCCTCGTCGAGCATCGCAAGCCCGTCCTGCTCACGCGTACGCCGATCCGGCAGCGCCTTGGGCGCATCCCCGAGCCGCGCCGCGACAGTCCGGTGCTGCCGAGCATGCAGCGCGCGCTTGCCCGCCGGAAACGTGGCCCACACGAGCGCATTCAGGAAATCATGCCAGTTCGAAGGCCGCGTCGGCACCCACCCCTCGACATGGATGCGGGCGTCATAGAGCGAGGACGGGTCGACCGGCCTGCGGCCGCGACGGCGCCGAGGGCGCGGCGGCTGGAGGCGAAAGTGGACACCCGCAGCCTCGGAGAGCGTCTCGTCCACAGCCTCGACCGCCGGCCACTCGAGGGCCCCTTCGAAGCGCGCCGCCACATCCCGGATGGGCCAGTAGAGGGAGCTTTTCCGGAAGAACCCCGAATCCCAGGCGATCACGCGCCCCAGGGTAAACCGCCCTGCGGCGTCCACGCCAGCCCGGGGTTTCACCCCGGACCCGAGAAGGGGGCTGTCCGCCCCCTTCACCCCGGACCAGGCACGGCCTGGACCGAAGGCGACAGCGCGCAAGCGCGCTGTCGACCGAGATGGGGTCGCCAGCGGACACGTCCACGCGGCTGGTTTGCCTGGCAGGATCGTCGCGGGTCTTGCCACGGGCCCGTCGTAGAAACCGCGCATCGCGCGGTTTCTACGCCCCCGGTCCAGGCCGTGCCTGGTCCGGGTCCAGGGGTGGACAACCCCGGGGTTTGGGGCGTAGCTCGGCTTGCCGAGCGTAGCCCCATCGTTGACCAGACGGGGTCCGGGGTGAAACCCCGGCGCGGCGCTACGCTCAGCCGAGCTTCGCGAGGAGCAGCTCGTTCACGCGCTCGGCGTTGGCCTTGCCGCCGGAGGCTTTCATCACCTTGCCGACGAAGAAGCCAAGGAGCTTGGTGTTGCCCTCCCTGTAGCGCTTCACCTCGTTCGGGCTCTCGGCGAGGACCTTGTCCACGATTGGCTCGAGTGCGGAGGCGTCCGAGACCTGGCGCATGCCCTTCTTCTCGACGATCGCGCGCGGGCTCTCGCCGCTCGTGAGCATCTCGGCGAGGACCTCCTTCGCGATCGTGGGCGTGATGGTGCGGTCGTCGATGAGCGAGGCGAGCTCGCCGAGTGCTGCGCCGCCGAACGGGAGCGTGCTCGGCTTTTTGCCGTCGAGCTTGCGGGCGAGCTCGTTCACGACGAGGCTCGCCACCGTCTTCGGGCCTGGGTGCGCCGCGACCGCTTGCTCGTAGAAGGCGCGGAGATCTGCGTCCTCGGCGAGCACGATCGCGTCCTCGCGGCCGAGGCCTCGGGACTCGAGCGACTCGGCGATCCCCCGCGCCTCCGG
Protein-coding sequences here:
- a CDS encoding DUF3025 domain-containing protein is translated as MIAWDSGFFRKSSLYWPIRDVAARFEGALEWPAVEAVDETLSEAAGVHFRLQPPRPRRRRGRRPVDPSSLYDARIHVEGWVPTRPSNWHDFLNALVWATFPAGKRALHARQHRTVAARLGDAPKALPDRRTREQDGLAMLDEGSLLLLADEGRVPAIMAALEARDTLAVQNEMAEGSALALVFGHALYESLLPEDRRSIWAMVALLPCPGPLPTERRACTRLADARLAELLTTPGTFSRPETFRSLPLDERVLCGESVLRREPGGELFG